The following DNA comes from Synechococcus sp. CC9616.
ACGGCGCTTGCGTTTGGGTGCCTTGATCTCGTCCAAGAGCTTGTTGAGTTCTTCATTCGGAACCTCGAAGGGTTCTTCATCGACTTGAACCTGCGCTTCAACAACAGGTGAGTCAGCGAACACGTAGGCGATGACTGTTATCAGCTCAGTGGGTCTTCCCAAGGGAGCGTCAAGTCAAACTCCTGAAGTAAAGCGTCGGCTTCTTCCTCTTTGTCTTCCATCAGAAGCCAAGCCACCCGCTGCCAAATGAACTGGTCAAGTCGTTGGTCTTTTAGAAGCTTGAAAGCCAGGTCTGGTACCTGCTCAGCATCACTAGAAAATTGAGCAGGCAAGACAGCAACAGCGTCTACTCATTAGTCTTAGCCGTCTCAGTATGAGAGTGGCTGTATCAACGGATAGCGTTGGCAGTTGATAGGTGCTTCTACTGGCGATTGCAGCAGGGTGGTGACGGATGGGTATTAATGACCTAGTAGTGCCACCATTCAGCTTGGCTTTGATCCCTTGTAAGTCAGTCCTGCAGTGGTCTGCAAACTGATTCATAGCCTTCATGAAGGCCTCCTGCTTCTCCCGGTCCTCCTTCTTATCCATCTCCCGTCAAAACCTCACACACTCCCCCGTCCGCAACGACAGGGTTTCTGTATTTGTAGATCAGAGAGGGGAATACTTCAGGCAGTCATGTCTGAACTGTGTCCGCGCGCCCCGCGTTGTCCTGCGCCTTTTGTTTGATGTTTGGAATTGATGGAATGGTCAGATGTTATTTAGACACTTAGTTGCTTTCGGGTGGTTAGATTTTGCATCACTGATTAATAGTTAAGCGCACCGGATCATCAATCGCCATGGCTCCAGAGGTCATGACACTGAGCCGAATCCCTGCGGTGACCTTGTTGTGGCGGGCCGTGGCTTGGAGGATTCCCATGTCATCCGGAAGATTGCCCTGAGCAAGGGTTGTGACAACACAGCGAGGACAGCCCCCGTCAACGTTTAGCTGCAGCCGCTCACCAATTGTGAGTATCCCTCCCACCCATTTTTCCTCGACAAATCCCTGCATGCCTGGAGTCGGTTCAATCAACAGGTTGGGACGGAAGCGCTCTACAGCAAAATCAAGATCCGGTTCTCGCTGCTTCAGGGCTTCAAGGGTTGCCGTGCTGATCGCATGGATCGAGCAGGCATCGAAGAAAGTGCCCTCCGGCATCTCCAGCTCAGTGATCACGTTCTGAAAATCCCGCTCCGGCACATCCGGCCAGTACTGGTCCAAGCTGGCTCCTGGGGGAGCGAAATTCAGAAGACTGATGTCCCGGCCGAATTCCTTCGACAGCAGAGCTATTAATGATGGATCATCACTGCATCGTGTCTGTGGTGGCTCATCCACACCCACAAACGGTCCCGTGACGGCAACCGTGGGCAATGGTTTTCCGGCGACAGGTTCGCAGGTGTATTCAGCGGTGAAATCCAGAAGGTGTTTCCAGAGCTTGGGGTTCTTGGCACTTGCGACGCGCGCTGTCGATCGATCCCAGAGTGCGTATCCGCGGTCTCCCACGACGCCGCTCGGCCCAATGTTCAATCGGCTTGGACTCTCTCCAAGCATCGACTTGATCGGGTAACGCCAGAGACGTTTGACATGTCCAACCAGCTCGCCGTGCATCCGAGCCGATCAGCAACCCTTTTAACTATCAGGTTTATCTCTGCATCCGATGGTCATAGGCGCTACTGACTCGGCGATTTAGTACAGGCGACCTTGGCTAGGTAAATTTGTGGCTGATTAGAGTTCATAGGATGAATTCAAGGATTGTCAGGGAGAAATTGCCGAATACAAAAAACTAACGTAAAATCTAATTATTGTTGTCTGCAAAAATCGCGGTATTTCCAATGAAAACTTAGACGATCTTTAAGTACCTGCGCCGATTGGAGAAAATTGTCAGGGCGACGTCTCATGCCCAGAGATGTTATGTCGACATTGAAGATCAGGCACTATCTGAGAAGTTTTTTGCCATATTGAACGCGCTAACAGCTCGGTCATTCAGGGCCCCAGATTCTCCGAAGTACGGCAATATCGTAAGCAGTGAAAAAACGAGGCGGTCTACCTGGCCGAGGTTTATAAGCCATCACCGTCATCCCTGCGTGTGCAGAAGCATTTGAAAAGGGCTGATTGTCATAAAGACAATCCCCATCTACATCTGAAAAGGGATGTTCAAGGCCAAGGGCATGGCCAAACTCATGCAGAAATAACCATACGGGATCTTCTTGCCCTGTAGCTATTCCTCGACACCCATTCAAGATCATGAAGTATTTGGTCCCTTGAGCGTTCTGAGCAACAGCTCCCTCTTTTTGGTCGTTCTTATCGCAGTATCCAACAATGACTAAGTCAGCATCTTGGGCACGACGAACTTCCCTGAAGTCAAGACTGATCAACCGATCAGTGGCTCTGATCAGCTTTTTGCCTAATTTTTTTTCTTTTTTATAGAAGGGATCCGACTTGATAATTTGCCATTGGGAGCCGGGGATGATTTCTCCCTTTGCATTTCCGAACACCACTTGATAGGAACGTCGTCCCATTTCAAAGTAGTAGCGAATCGTTGTGCGTCCTCCAAGAAACTCCTGGTCAGCAGCATTCCATGGGGCAATAAGAGCCCGAGCTGTGGGTTGGTTGTCGCAGTATTTAGCGCGAGCTGGCAATAGGGCGAGGGCAACCGCAGAGCCCAACAGTCCGACGAAGAGGCGGCGGAACATGGATAAATCGTCACCCACACATGATGCCGAGCTTTGCCTGGATGCGCTTGCTGGCGCTGCTGACCGCCTCTATTTGGGTTGGCCACGCTTCCACGCGCCTGATTTGAGCATCATCTCCCATTCCTCGACGGCGTTGTGGCGAAGCATCCTTCGCCGGGTCTGCGGGATTGGGTAGTCGGGTGGTCGCCAGTTAAACGTCCTCAGGATCACCCACTGGGCATCAGCCGTTGGCGTATCGGGTTTGAACTGAACAACTTTGTGTTGATCGGCGTTCACAAGCCAACCCTCACCCCCCGGACTCACAGGGTGATCGTTTCGATCGGGGCGGAACTGGGGCATCGGTGAAGTCTGGCCAGCCATCTCAGGTCGTGACGTTTGCCCCGAAGACGCTCAGCTCATTTCGATAAACTCAACCAAATTGATCGATGAGATGAGCAATGACGAGAATTTTTATCAATGGCATTGCTCAAAATGCAAAGGAGTTCGAACTCGGCCGTCCCAGGTCATTCAAGAAAAAATATGCGCAACATCTAAAAAAGTTTTCGGCTTCTGCTGACACGTTGGTCATCGATCGATCCGCTTTTGGTCTGGAAGAGGCGGCAACAATCAGCACTGCTCGCAATAAAAAAGCCTATAAAATAGCGCTGAGATCAGATCATTCTTTTGTTTTCTATCGAAAGAAGGGCTGGATTGTTTTTAACGAAAATGGTGATGGTCCTGGTAACGGACAGGGAGGTTTGATTGCGCGACTGCCTCGCAAAACCAATCTGAAAGCGTCTCAGGTGCGGTTCGTGGATGGCCAGTCTGAGGGGGATCCCAGCACCACGACCGATCCTGGGACAAGCACTGATCCATCCGATGCATCGGGTCCAGGCATCGATCTCACCTCCACATTCATATCTGGAGCGGGATCGACGTGGTTTGATCCAGCCAATCAGACCTTGTTTCGCGGTGGGCCTCAGCGACCTCAGCGTTTGGAGAAGTTGGTGTCCGGCTCAATCGACACCGCTCGTGAGGTGGATCGATTTGCGATCTCTGCAGCCGCTGGAAGTGTTGTCTCTCTCTCCGTGGCCGCCGATCCAGGCACCTGGCCGAAACTCAGGCTTGTGGATGCTGACGGGCGGGAACTCGCCAAATCATCCGCTTACAACAAATCGACAGCATCGACATCGGGTTGGCTGAGTGATGGTCGCGATCTGTTCGCTGAGGTTCATGCGCAACAGTCATTCACTGGGTCCTACGACCTCACAGCCATGGTCTGGGAAACGCAGCAGCCGCTGCTGGAGATCCCGGATGCGTTGAACATCCTGCTTGATAACACGAGCCTTAGCTCGGGTGATCGGTACTCATCTCATTATCTGTATGCCGATGATGGCCTGATTTATGTGTCGTTCGGTGATGGAATCACGGCCGAATTGCAGCGTTGGTGGGAAGACGTTCTCGCGTCCACCGATGCAATTATCGAGCCTGAATTTGTTGTGGTTCCACTGCCGCATCCCAAATCGCAGCTGACGCTGAATCAGATCTCGGCGTCGTCTGTGTCTGATGGTGCTGGTCATTATCAATCACCCCCGTACACACACTCCAAGCTGGAGGATGGCAGCTCGTACGACTATCGACGTACAGAGCCCACCGGGGAAATCGTCCTGTCCGAGGGTGTGTACAGCCATGCTTATCGGTTTGCTGATTCGCTGGAAGCGGGATGGAAAAGCACGGCCTTCCATGAACTGGGCCATGCCTTGGGCCTGGAACATCCCCATGAGTTTTCTGATGGTGATGGTGACGATGTGATTGATACCAACGGCACGGTGATGTCATATGTCGATAAGCAAGATGCGGATGGTGACCCAGGCTTCACGACCCTGGATATTCAGGCCCTGCAATTTATCTATGGCCGCGAATCCGGACGGACGACACCGTCGCCGATCACGGGATCACCGTTGGTGATACAAAGCCGGACCTTTGACCTGGATCGCCGCTGGAAGGCGCCCGCACTGTCGGCTGAGTGGGTGGGAGGTTCGCAGGTGATGGAACCCAGTGCAGGCACCACGGTGAAGACGTTGCAGCTGACACGATCAGAAGGGGATATCAGTTCCGAAACGCGTGTCTTGCTTGAATTTGATCTGGATCCGAATGTGATGCTATGGGACTCCTACGCTGATTATTCCGAAGGATTTCATGATATTTTGATTCTCAGCTATTCCGTCACCTTTGCGCCAGGTGAGGCCACGGCGACCTTTGATCTGCCCGTAGTGGCTGGCAGCCATGCCGAAGCCGATGAATGGGTTGATGTCACACTCGTTCCGGAATATTCCAATTTTTTCAGTGCTGTTCCGGGCGCACCGCTGCGGCTCACCATTCTTGATTCGTGATTCCTGCTCCGATCACTTGCTTGGTGCCAGTGTCCTCTGTTTGACGGCAATCACCAGGCAACCTCAATCGTAAATTACGCCTGTACGAAGTACAGCTTCTAATTGTTCTATCGGGAAGCCTGATGCCGTATGAGTAGGCGGCTGAAAGTTATACAAAACCCGCAAGGGAAAGACAAGGCGGTTTGATTGTGGCCGATCGATCTCCCGATAAAACCTCACACTTACACACACCACCCCGTCAGCAATGGTGGGGTTTTATTGCCTTGAATCAGCCGTTTGCAAAATGCAAACAGAATGCTGTTTCAAGTGAAATCAAGCGTCACGGAGTGAATCCCCGGTGCACTGTGCCTGGCTGGTTTTGTAAACGCCCCCTGATGGATTCGAACCATCGACCGACTGCTTAGAGGCAGAAAAACTTACAGTCATGGCAAGGCTTTTTAAAGCTATGACTTGGTTCTTGGATGACGAGGGTGCCCTTGGGTTCCCCTCAAAAGGGCAAAAGTGGACCCGTTTTAGAGGGTGGGACCACTTTGAAGTCGATCAACTGCCTTGGAGGCAGTTGCTCTTTCTGAATCCATCCGATCCAGCACCATCGCGCTCATCAGCCGATGGCTTGTCGTGGTCATGTGAGCCAGAAGCAAGCGCAATGTGATGGCAGAAACCTCAGGTTCACCGTCCGCGATTGATTCCAACCAAGGCCCTTCCATTCGTTCCAGATCAGCCATTCCCTGCAAACACGTCATTTCGACAGCGGAGGTGGTGGCCTCTGGCATGGGCCCTTGGTCGCAAAGGTTCAGTTTGACCAAGATCACAGTATCCAGATAGGTCTGAGTTCCAGGTCATTGTTGAGCTGAGATCGATAATCCGGAGTGAATCGCTAAGCCCACAGTTGTGCGGGTCTTTTGTCACCTCACAGGCGGTGAACAGCGTTCCCAAACTGTTTTCAGCATCGTCTCCCATGCCTCGATGGCGTTTGCCGCACTGGTAGGCGCGGCGGAGCGCTCAAAGCATGAATGTCATTTGGACAAAACGGTTGTCGGTTGCCCTTGGCTACCTGCATAAAACACAATGAGCTCAACATCTTCAGATCCCACAGCCTTACCTGCGTGGACTGTATTAACAACTTCGATCAGAGCTTCACCTTGCCCAAAAGCCTTCGTCATCCCATCCTTGGAATAAAGCTCTAAACGGCCTTTGAGAATGACTGCCGCATTTATAACGGGGTGAAAGTGCCATGGCAGTGTCACACCTGCAGGGATCTTGATGCGCAATACTTTGATTTCCGGTAGGCCAGCTGGGTAAGCAGGAAGAGATTGTCCGTCCCATTCTTTCGTTGAATTCACTAACTCTTTAATCGTGACACCAAGTTTCTCAGCCCCATGACCGTCATCAGCACGGACTTCTAGCGGACTTAAAGGCAATGCCAGGAGCATAAGAAAAGTCAATGCGACTTG
Coding sequences within:
- a CDS encoding cupin domain-containing protein, which encodes MKQVALTFLMLLALPLSPLEVRADDGHGAEKLGVTIKELVNSTKEWDGQSLPAYPAGLPEIKVLRIKIPAGVTLPWHFHPVINAAVILKGRLELYSKDGMTKAFGQGEALIEVVNTVHAGKAVGSEDVELIVFYAGSQGQPTTVLSK
- a CDS encoding DUF1651 domain-containing protein, whose translation is MAGQTSPMPQFRPDRNDHPVSPGGEGWLVNADQHKVVQFKPDTPTADAQWVILRTFNWRPPDYPIPQTRRRMLRHNAVEEWEMMLKSGAWKRGQPK
- a CDS encoding M43 family zinc metalloprotease, which translates into the protein MDGQSEGDPSTTTDPGTSTDPSDASGPGIDLTSTFISGAGSTWFDPANQTLFRGGPQRPQRLEKLVSGSIDTAREVDRFAISAAAGSVVSLSVAADPGTWPKLRLVDADGRELAKSSAYNKSTASTSGWLSDGRDLFAEVHAQQSFTGSYDLTAMVWETQQPLLEIPDALNILLDNTSLSSGDRYSSHYLYADDGLIYVSFGDGITAELQRWWEDVLASTDAIIEPEFVVVPLPHPKSQLTLNQISASSVSDGAGHYQSPPYTHSKLEDGSSYDYRRTEPTGEIVLSEGVYSHAYRFADSLEAGWKSTAFHELGHALGLEHPHEFSDGDGDDVIDTNGTVMSYVDKQDADGDPGFTTLDIQALQFIYGRESGRTTPSPITGSPLVIQSRTFDLDRRWKAPALSAEWVGGSQVMEPSAGTTVKTLQLTRSEGDISSETRVLLEFDLDPNVMLWDSYADYSEGFHDILILSYSVTFAPGEATATFDLPVVAGSHAEADEWVDVTLVPEYSNFFSAVPGAPLRLTILDS
- a CDS encoding MOSC domain-containing protein, whose translation is MHGELVGHVKRLWRYPIKSMLGESPSRLNIGPSGVVGDRGYALWDRSTARVASAKNPKLWKHLLDFTAEYTCEPVAGKPLPTVAVTGPFVGVDEPPQTRCSDDPSLIALLSKEFGRDISLLNFAPPGASLDQYWPDVPERDFQNVITELEMPEGTFFDACSIHAISTATLEALKQREPDLDFAVERFRPNLLIEPTPGMQGFVEEKWVGGILTIGERLQLNVDGGCPRCVVTTLAQGNLPDDMGILQATARHNKVTAGIRLSVMTSGAMAIDDPVRLTINQ
- a CDS encoding reprolysin-like metallopeptidase, whose translation is MFRRLFVGLLGSAVALALLPARAKYCDNQPTARALIAPWNAADQEFLGGRTTIRYYFEMGRRSYQVVFGNAKGEIIPGSQWQIIKSDPFYKKEKKLGKKLIRATDRLISLDFREVRRAQDADLVIVGYCDKNDQKEGAVAQNAQGTKYFMILNGCRGIATGQEDPVWLFLHEFGHALGLEHPFSDVDGDCLYDNQPFSNASAHAGMTVMAYKPRPGRPPRFFTAYDIAVLRRIWGPE